One bacterium genomic region harbors:
- a CDS encoding phosphotransferase, with amino-acid sequence MTNTRQKLIKLFKDWANEEVVDFQPLVQSGSDRKYFRISGKQKSAIGVFNPEKKENKAFITFTKHFLKRGLNVPKLYSQQLNENVYLLEDLGDTTLFSIVEKEISQGGISKKTIDYYKDSLTHLLKFQIDGNKGLDYSVCYPRNRFDKQSIIWDLNYFKYYFLKLAKIPFDEQKLEDDFHAFSKFLLSADAKYFMYRDFQSRNILICNDQLYFIDYQGGKKGALQYDVASLLFQAKVNLSPQIRDELLQYYLVQAGQKSHPKADQPPAEKVKSQSFLKYYYGFVLIRLMQTLGAYGFRGYYENKSHFLSSIPFALKNLQWLSEKNHIPKYLPELTKVVDSILVNEELKNLNLKASSNRLKVTINSFSYKNGIPKDFSGNGGGFVFDCRSLENPGRYPEYVNNTGQDENVINFLKNKSNVKNFLESVYSIVDAAVNNYSERGFKNLMINFGCTGGQHRSVYCAENLAKHITKNFKVDVSLNHTQINKKGNL; translated from the coding sequence ATGACAAATACACGTCAAAAACTTATCAAGCTTTTTAAAGATTGGGCAAATGAAGAAGTGGTAGATTTTCAACCATTAGTCCAATCAGGTTCAGACAGAAAATATTTCAGAATATCAGGCAAACAAAAAAGTGCTATTGGAGTTTTCAATCCGGAGAAGAAAGAGAACAAAGCTTTCATAACATTCACCAAACATTTTCTCAAAAGAGGTTTGAATGTTCCGAAACTTTATTCTCAGCAGTTAAATGAAAATGTTTACCTCCTTGAAGACCTCGGAGATACAACTCTTTTTTCTATTGTTGAAAAGGAAATCTCGCAGGGTGGAATATCAAAAAAAACAATTGACTATTACAAAGACTCTCTTACTCATCTGCTCAAATTTCAGATAGATGGCAACAAAGGATTGGATTATTCAGTTTGTTATCCGAGAAATAGATTTGATAAGCAGTCAATTATTTGGGACTTAAACTATTTCAAATATTACTTTCTTAAGCTGGCAAAAATTCCTTTCGATGAGCAGAAATTGGAAGATGATTTCCATGCTTTCTCAAAGTTTCTTCTTTCTGCTGATGCAAAATATTTTATGTATCGTGATTTTCAGTCGCGAAATATTTTAATCTGTAACGACCAGCTTTATTTTATCGATTACCAGGGAGGAAAAAAAGGAGCACTGCAGTATGATGTTGCATCGCTTTTATTTCAAGCGAAAGTAAATTTATCCCCGCAGATTAGAGATGAATTATTGCAATATTATCTAGTTCAGGCAGGTCAAAAGTCTCATCCAAAGGCTGATCAGCCTCCGGCTGAAAAAGTCAAAAGTCAAAGTTTTTTAAAATATTATTATGGTTTTGTTTTGATAAGACTGATGCAAACACTCGGTGCTTATGGATTCAGAGGATATTATGAAAATAAATCTCATTTCCTGTCGAGCATTCCTTTTGCGTTGAAGAATCTTCAGTGGCTGTCTGAAAAAAATCATATTCCCAAATATCTTCCTGAACTCACGAAAGTGGTTGATTCAATTTTAGTAAATGAAGAATTGAAAAATCTGAACTTGAAAGCGTCTAGCAATAGACTAAAAGTTACAATCAATAGTTTCTCATACAAGAATGGAATTCCAAAAGACTTTTCAGGCAATGGCGGAGGTTTTGTATTTGATTGCCGCTCACTTGAAAATCCAGGACGATATCCGGAGTACGTCAATAACACCGGACAAGATGAAAATGTAATTAACTTCCTGAAAAATAAAAGTAATGTAAAAAACTTTTTAGAATCTGTTTATTCAATCGTTGATGCAGCAGTTAATAATTATTCAGAACGTGGTTTCAAAAATCTGATGATAAACTTCGGTTGCACTGGTGGACAGCATCGCTCTGTTTACTGTGCTGAAAATCTTGCCAAGCATATCACGAAAAACTTTAAAGTCGATGTTTCATTGAATCACACGCAGATCAATAAAAAAGGAAATCTGTGA
- a CDS encoding KpsF/GutQ family sugar-phosphate isomerase: MTENEIIKTGRSVVRIESEAVANLEQSINSDFVKAVETIYKAKGRVVLTGMGKSGLIARKIVATLNSTGTAAIYLHPTDALHGDLGMVRKEDVVMIISKSGSTEEISRLFPMFKRLGVKIIAMSGNPDSSLVNESDIFLNISVKEEACPHDLAPTSSTTATLVMGDALSVALLQKRGFTIEDFALLHPGGSLGKRLSLKIDEIMTKGDGVPIVKEDASIKDIIIEMTSKRLGTTCVVNKEGKLTGVITDGDLRRLLEKTMEVKNLVATDIMSKNPKVTDKDYLASFALQIMESHKITSLIVADRDKKPIGIVHLHDLVNLGLQRR; the protein is encoded by the coding sequence TTGACAGAAAATGAAATTATAAAAACAGGAAGAAGCGTTGTTCGAATTGAATCTGAAGCAGTTGCAAATCTTGAGCAAAGTATAAATTCAGATTTTGTAAAAGCTGTTGAAACAATTTACAAAGCTAAAGGAAGAGTAGTTCTAACTGGAATGGGAAAGTCAGGACTAATTGCCAGAAAAATCGTTGCGACATTAAATTCAACCGGTACAGCTGCAATTTATCTTCATCCGACAGATGCACTTCACGGCGATCTTGGAATGGTGAGGAAAGAAGATGTCGTAATGATAATTTCCAAAAGTGGTTCAACAGAAGAGATCTCACGACTCTTCCCAATGTTCAAAAGACTCGGTGTGAAGATCATTGCAATGTCTGGAAATCCTGATTCATCACTTGTAAATGAAAGTGATATCTTCCTTAACATTAGTGTAAAAGAAGAAGCCTGTCCTCACGATCTTGCGCCAACTTCTTCAACAACAGCGACTCTTGTAATGGGTGATGCACTTTCAGTTGCACTTCTGCAAAAACGCGGATTTACAATTGAAGATTTTGCATTGCTTCATCCGGGTGGAAGTCTTGGTAAAAGATTATCTCTTAAGATTGATGAAATAATGACTAAAGGCGATGGAGTACCGATAGTGAAGGAAGATGCCTCAATAAAAGATATCATCATCGAAATGACAAGTAAACGACTCGGAACCACCTGTGTTGTAAATAAGGAAGGCAAATTAACCGGCGTTATTACTGATGGTGATTTAAGAAGACTTCTTGAAAAAACGATGGAAGTAAAAAATCTTGTCGCTACTGATATCATGTCAAAAAATCCGAAAGTTACCGACAAAGATTATCTGGCATCATTCGCTCTGCAAATAATGGAAAGTCACAAAATCACTTCTCTCATTGTAGCTGACCGTGATAAAAAACCCATCGGAATTGTTCATCTTCATGATCTTGTTAACCTTGGACTTCAGAGAAGATGA
- a CDS encoding GNAT family N-acetyltransferase: MKISFGEYCIRSYEYSDKTAIVKYANNYNVSKLLRDQFPFPYTEEMAEMWLVHTCNQDPESNFAIASERELIGAIGIHLQEDVNRFSAEIGYWLGEPFWNKGIISQALKLFTDFVFTNFELNRIFANVFEGNDISEKVLLKCGYKKEATLRKAVFKEGKFIDQYIYALLKEEFLNPR; encoded by the coding sequence ATGAAAATTTCTTTTGGTGAATATTGTATCCGCAGCTATGAGTATTCTGACAAGACAGCAATTGTGAAATATGCCAACAACTACAACGTTTCTAAATTATTAAGAGATCAATTCCCCTTTCCGTATACAGAAGAGATGGCAGAAATGTGGCTCGTTCACACCTGCAACCAGGATCCTGAATCAAATTTTGCGATTGCCAGCGAGAGAGAACTTATTGGTGCAATTGGGATTCATCTTCAGGAAGATGTTAACAGGTTTTCAGCAGAAATTGGTTACTGGCTCGGCGAACCATTCTGGAATAAAGGAATAATTTCTCAGGCGTTAAAATTATTTACTGATTTTGTATTCACTAATTTTGAGCTGAACAGAATTTTCGCAAATGTATTTGAGGGTAACGACATATCTGAAAAAGTTTTGCTAAAATGCGGTTACAAAAAGGAAGCAACTTTAAGGAAAGCAGTTTTCAAAGAAGGAAAATTTATTGATCAATATATCTACGCACTATTAAAAGAAGAATTCCTGAATCCCAGATGA
- a CDS encoding nucleotidyltransferase family protein: MRAMILAAGLGTRLKPLTDSTPKALIRIKDKTLLELQINKLKSEGFDQIIINLHHYAEQIKNYLEQKNFFNCKIEISDESNLLLDTGGGLKKASHFFSDGKPFLVYNVDILSNISLKKLMDFHIDSNSIATLAVQERESSRKFLFDENNILGGWTNEKTGEKIISRNSPTKLKAMSFSGIQIIDPNIFKYFPEKNVFSLVEFYMTAAREEKIFGYVHNENEWIDVGKINNLKVAEKLLANFKSTYPI, translated from the coding sequence ATGCGTGCGATGATTCTCGCTGCGGGACTCGGTACAAGATTAAAACCACTTACAGATTCAACCCCAAAAGCATTAATAAGGATTAAGGACAAAACTCTCCTCGAACTTCAAATCAACAAACTAAAATCAGAAGGATTTGATCAGATTATAATAAACTTGCATCATTATGCTGAGCAGATAAAAAATTATCTCGAACAGAAAAATTTTTTCAACTGCAAAATTGAAATCTCTGACGAAAGCAATTTGTTATTAGATACCGGCGGCGGATTAAAAAAAGCGTCACACTTTTTTTCAGATGGAAAACCATTCCTGGTTTACAATGTTGATATACTTTCAAACATCAGCTTGAAAAAGCTGATGGACTTCCACATTGATTCTAATAGCATTGCAACTTTAGCGGTTCAAGAAAGAGAATCTTCCCGCAAATTTCTATTTGATGAAAATAATATTCTCGGCGGATGGACAAACGAAAAAACAGGGGAAAAAATTATTTCCAGGAATTCTCCAACTAAATTAAAGGCAATGTCATTCAGCGGTATCCAGATAATCGATCCAAATATTTTTAAATACTTTCCCGAAAAAAATGTTTTTTCGTTAGTCGAGTTTTACATGACAGCTGCAAGGGAAGAAAAGATTTTTGGTTATGTCCACAATGAGAATGAATGGATTGATGTTGGGAAGATTAATAACTTAAAAGTTGCTGAGAAGCTTTTAGCAAATTTTAAGAGTACCTATCCAATCTGA
- a CDS encoding sodium:solute symporter: protein MTTVDWIVLSGFIGFVVLYGTWKSRNTNDVDGYIRAGRTSKWWLVALSIMATQASAITFLSTPGQAYVDGMSFVQFYLGLPIAMIILSITAVPIYNKLNVYTAYEYLEKRFDLKNRMLGSALFLTQRGLAAGFTIYAPSLILSVILGWDLDITIIITGAMVILYTTIGGSVAVNKTHLLQMIIITTGMFAAFYILISLLPEDVSFLDATYVAGKMGKLKAIDFTFDLSNRYTFWSGIIGGTFLMLSYFGTDQSQVQRYLAGSSIKESRLALLTNGMVKVPMQFIILFIGAMVFVFFQFVTPPLFFNPVEETKVKSGSYASEYNEIEKEYAEIHSKKQEELKSLIQSIHSDDDIKIKEQTKNLVETQKKSDELKNQAIQVIKKSDPASDANDTNYIFLSFIINFLPIGFVGLLIAAILSASMSSTSAELNALASTTVIDFYKRLINKDATDAQYVKVSKLATIFWGIYAILFALFAKELGSLIEAVNILGSLVYGTILGIFLTAFYLKKVSGTPTFLAAIAAELIVLYCYLFTEIPFLWYNVIGCLVVVIGAFLLSRFFKVSENVKQVE from the coding sequence ATGACCACAGTTGATTGGATTGTACTAAGCGGTTTCATTGGATTTGTGGTTTTATATGGCACCTGGAAATCGAGAAATACAAATGATGTTGATGGTTATATTCGTGCTGGAAGAACTTCCAAATGGTGGCTTGTTGCACTATCGATTATGGCAACGCAAGCGAGTGCAATAACATTTCTTTCAACTCCCGGGCAAGCATACGTTGATGGGATGAGTTTCGTGCAATTCTATCTTGGCTTGCCTATCGCAATGATTATTCTTTCCATAACTGCGGTACCGATTTACAATAAGCTGAATGTTTACACAGCTTATGAATATCTTGAAAAAAGATTTGATTTAAAGAACAGGATGCTCGGAAGCGCATTGTTTTTGACCCAGCGAGGATTAGCAGCGGGATTTACTATCTATGCACCTTCATTGATTTTGTCTGTTATACTTGGTTGGGATTTAGACATTACAATTATCATCACAGGTGCAATGGTGATATTGTACACAACTATCGGCGGTTCAGTTGCTGTAAATAAAACTCACCTTCTGCAAATGATAATTATAACTACAGGAATGTTTGCTGCTTTTTACATTTTGATCTCACTGCTGCCAGAAGATGTTTCTTTTCTTGATGCAACTTATGTTGCTGGGAAAATGGGAAAACTTAAAGCAATAGATTTCACATTCGATTTAAGCAATCGTTACACGTTTTGGTCCGGAATAATTGGCGGCACTTTCCTGATGCTTTCGTATTTCGGGACTGATCAATCACAGGTTCAAAGATATCTTGCTGGCAGTTCAATAAAAGAAAGCAGACTTGCACTACTTACAAACGGGATGGTAAAAGTTCCGATGCAATTCATAATTCTTTTTATCGGTGCGATGGTATTTGTTTTCTTTCAGTTTGTTACTCCTCCACTGTTCTTTAATCCTGTTGAAGAAACAAAAGTTAAGTCCGGATCATATGCTTCTGAGTACAATGAAATTGAAAAAGAGTATGCTGAGATTCACTCTAAAAAGCAGGAAGAACTCAAATCACTGATTCAATCAATTCATAGTGATGACGACATAAAGATTAAAGAGCAAACTAAAAACTTGGTGGAAACCCAAAAAAAATCAGATGAGTTAAAAAATCAGGCTATTCAAGTCATCAAAAAATCTGATCCTGCTTCTGATGCGAATGATACAAATTACATTTTTCTCTCTTTCATTATTAACTTTTTACCGATTGGATTTGTCGGACTTTTAATAGCCGCAATACTTTCTGCTTCGATGTCTTCCACATCCGCTGAACTAAATGCACTCGCCTCAACAACTGTAATTGATTTTTATAAAAGGCTTATAAATAAGGATGCCACGGATGCACAGTATGTAAAAGTTTCAAAGCTTGCTACAATTTTTTGGGGAATTTATGCCATTCTGTTTGCTCTATTCGCAAAGGAACTCGGTTCATTAATCGAAGCAGTAAACATTTTAGGCTCGCTGGTATATGGAACAATTCTTGGTATCTTCTTAACAGCGTTCTACTTAAAAAAAGTTTCAGGGACTCCAACTTTTCTGGCTGCAATTGCAGCGGAACTGATTGTGTTATATTGTTACTTATTTACTGAAATTCCATTTCTATGGTATAACGTAATCGGTTGCCTCGTAGTTGTAATTGGTGCATTTTTACTAAGCAGGTTTTTCAAAGTATCAGAAAATGTTAAGCAAGTTGAATAG
- a CDS encoding PIG-L family deacetylase, translating to MTKKIFLLLLVSIKVIICQPSESLNASEIKIALKKLNTLGSVLYIAAHPDDENTAFLSYFNYSKNLRTGYLSLTRGDGGQNLIGDEQGDLLGVIRTQELLQARNIDGAEQFFTRAVDFGYSKTPDETLKKWGKEEILSDVVWVIRKFKPDVIVTRFPTNGLGTHGHHTASAILAVEAFNLSGKKESFPEQLKYVEPWQPKRIFWNAWPPALSSMGINGDTLIKINFGEYNNLLGRSYTEISALSRTMHKSQGFGASGRRENLFNYFFQLDGEPASNDLFRGVDLSWNRVDGSENVSKLLEQAETEFDFENPSAILPLLVKAYSELQKLRDKYWVGVKSIELMNVIKSCAGIWAEVVTEENFLSPGTEKLVKAGFVVRSDAPIILKSISIDYQTKDSLLNSILVKGEMLSIERKISIPSNKAYSQPYWLKDGHHKDIHTVKDQNLIGNPKSDYPIYSTFNFELFGTEVSLKIPVFFRKNDPVEGEVYKRIEIVPQVVISFDKDLYLLKNGEEKEITVFVKSMKSNSNGILKITPSEGWDISPSTYQFAFSEKGQEQEFKFRIKSINNDNLAGIKAQAEIGEKLFTHSLKTIEYPHIQPQIVLPIASAKILKLDLPQKTLQKIAYIMGSGDKIPELLKDLEYMVDVFTNEPITAELLQNYDVVITGIRAYNTYQRLSTDQQNLLNFVQNGGTLIVQYNTLGEMLADPSPYKLTISRDRVTEEDSPVKIINNENSVLNYPFKISENDFNGWIQERGLYFPNEWDEKFTPLLEMNDTGEDVKRGSILISNYGKGIFIYTGLSFFRQLPAGVEGAYKLFINLISADTNE from the coding sequence ATGACAAAAAAAATTTTTCTGTTACTGTTAGTTTCGATAAAGGTAATAATTTGCCAGCCATCCGAATCACTGAATGCATCCGAAATAAAAATTGCTCTGAAAAAATTAAACACACTTGGAAGTGTTTTATACATTGCTGCTCATCCTGACGATGAGAACACTGCTTTTCTATCATACTTCAATTATTCAAAAAATTTAAGAACTGGTTACCTATCCCTTACCCGTGGTGATGGCGGTCAAAATCTCATCGGTGACGAACAAGGTGATTTACTCGGAGTTATAAGAACACAGGAATTACTGCAAGCAAGAAATATCGATGGAGCAGAGCAATTTTTTACAAGAGCGGTCGATTTTGGATACTCCAAAACTCCTGATGAGACATTGAAAAAATGGGGCAAGGAAGAAATTCTTTCGGATGTGGTTTGGGTTATAAGAAAGTTTAAACCGGACGTCATCGTCACACGATTTCCGACCAACGGATTAGGAACTCATGGACATCATACAGCATCAGCTATTTTAGCAGTTGAAGCATTTAACCTCTCCGGTAAAAAAGAATCTTTCCCAGAGCAATTAAAATATGTTGAACCATGGCAGCCAAAAAGAATTTTCTGGAATGCGTGGCCACCAGCTTTAAGTTCAATGGGAATAAACGGCGATACGTTAATCAAAATAAATTTTGGTGAATACAATAACCTTCTTGGTAGATCTTACACCGAAATTTCTGCACTAAGCCGAACAATGCATAAAAGTCAGGGCTTCGGTGCATCAGGTAGACGTGAAAATTTATTTAATTATTTTTTTCAGCTTGATGGTGAGCCAGCAAGTAACGATTTGTTTCGAGGAGTTGATTTGAGCTGGAATCGTGTCGATGGAAGTGAAAATGTCTCGAAGCTATTAGAACAAGCTGAAACAGAATTTGATTTTGAAAATCCATCCGCGATACTTCCACTTTTAGTAAAAGCTTATTCTGAACTTCAGAAGCTGAGAGACAAATATTGGGTCGGCGTAAAATCTATTGAACTTATGAATGTAATAAAATCCTGTGCCGGAATCTGGGCTGAAGTCGTAACCGAGGAAAATTTTCTATCACCTGGAACTGAAAAATTAGTCAAAGCTGGATTTGTCGTGAGGTCAGATGCTCCAATAATTTTAAAGTCAATCTCAATTGATTATCAAACTAAAGATTCATTACTCAACTCCATTCTTGTAAAGGGTGAAATGCTTTCGATAGAAAGAAAAATTTCTATTCCTTCGAATAAGGCATATAGTCAGCCTTACTGGCTAAAAGATGGACATCATAAAGACATTCACACAGTTAAAGATCAAAACTTAATTGGAAATCCGAAATCTGATTACCCGATCTACTCAACATTCAACTTTGAATTATTTGGGACCGAAGTTAGTTTGAAAATTCCTGTCTTCTTCAGAAAAAATGATCCCGTAGAAGGTGAAGTTTACAAGAGAATTGAAATTGTGCCTCAAGTTGTTATCAGCTTTGACAAAGATTTATACTTGTTAAAGAATGGAGAAGAAAAAGAAATAACAGTCTTTGTGAAAAGTATGAAAAGTAATTCGAATGGGATATTGAAAATTACTCCGTCTGAGGGATGGGATATTTCTCCATCGACTTACCAATTCGCATTTTCAGAAAAAGGACAGGAGCAAGAATTTAAATTCAGGATTAAGTCAATCAATAATGATAATTTGGCAGGGATAAAAGCTCAAGCTGAAATTGGCGAAAAATTATTTACGCACAGTCTTAAAACAATTGAGTATCCACATATTCAGCCTCAGATTGTTTTACCAATTGCTTCGGCAAAAATTTTAAAGCTTGATCTTCCACAAAAAACTCTGCAAAAAATCGCATACATAATGGGCTCCGGTGACAAAATACCGGAATTGCTGAAAGATTTGGAATACATGGTTGATGTTTTCACAAATGAACCAATCACTGCAGAATTACTCCAAAATTATGATGTCGTTATCACAGGCATTCGTGCGTACAATACTTATCAAAGACTTTCGACTGATCAGCAGAATCTTCTGAATTTTGTGCAGAATGGCGGCACTCTCATCGTTCAATACAACACACTTGGCGAAATGCTCGCTGATCCTTCTCCATACAAATTAACAATCTCGAGAGACCGTGTGACTGAAGAGGATTCACCTGTCAAAATAATTAATAATGAAAATTCAGTTCTGAATTATCCATTTAAAATATCTGAAAATGATTTTAACGGATGGATTCAGGAAAGAGGTTTGTATTTCCCCAATGAGTGGGATGAAAAATTCACTCCGCTTTTGGAAATGAATGATACAGGCGAAGATGTTAAAAGAGGATCAATATTGATTTCAAACTATGGTAAAGGAATTTTTATTTATACTGGACTGTCTTTTTTCCGACAACTACCAGCTGGTGTTGAAGGCGCATATAAACTTTTTATTAATTTAATCTCAGCGGATACGAATGAGTAA
- the lptC gene encoding LPS export ABC transporter periplasmic protein LptC yields MKYFLLILFSFLIFRCTGKDVKPHVDSSFVVEELPAQESWNSTVFFTDSGKTRAVLTAGHLQVFNTRKETILDAGVKVDFFNALEIKTTTLTSKRGRVDETTNDLFAIDSVVAVNDSGIVVKTNELKWRNSDKKIVSDKFVTIDSPDEHIEGYGFESDQHLRNYVIYNITYITKAKQE; encoded by the coding sequence ATGAAATATTTCCTCCTGATTTTATTTTCATTCTTAATATTTCGCTGCACTGGTAAAGATGTAAAACCACACGTAGATTCTTCATTTGTCGTTGAAGAATTACCCGCACAGGAAAGCTGGAACTCAACTGTTTTTTTTACTGATTCAGGAAAAACTCGAGCTGTGCTCACTGCCGGTCATTTACAGGTATTTAATACAAGAAAAGAAACGATCCTCGATGCTGGTGTTAAAGTGGATTTTTTCAATGCACTTGAAATAAAAACTACGACTCTAACATCTAAACGGGGAAGAGTAGACGAAACAACAAATGATTTGTTTGCGATTGATAGTGTTGTTGCTGTCAATGACAGCGGAATTGTTGTCAAAACAAACGAATTAAAATGGCGTAACAGTGACAAGAAAATTGTTTCAGATAAATTTGTTACAATAGATTCACCTGATGAACACATAGAAGGATATGGATTTGAATCTGATCAGCATCTTAGGAATTATGTCATTTATAATATCACTTACATCACTAAAGCAAAACAGGAATAA
- a CDS encoding TetR/AcrR family transcriptional regulator: protein MAKERKEEIIRAAAKRFSRHGFNKTTLEEIARDVRIGKPTIYHYFKSKDELYYSSIEFQSLQFIDDIKAIFNNQDLPVGARLLEYFAFKETLPQRYKLLYDLLLLLFKDESQEKEKSILQHLLKKKAKLYR from the coding sequence TTGGCTAAAGAACGAAAAGAAGAAATTATCCGGGCAGCCGCAAAAAGGTTCAGCCGGCACGGATTTAACAAAACAACTCTTGAAGAAATTGCCCGCGATGTTCGAATAGGTAAACCGACCATCTATCATTATTTTAAATCAAAAGATGAGCTTTACTACAGTTCAATAGAATTCCAATCCTTACAATTTATTGACGATATCAAAGCAATTTTCAATAATCAGGATCTTCCGGTAGGTGCAAGGCTTCTAGAATATTTTGCATTTAAAGAAACACTCCCGCAGCGTTACAAGCTTTTGTACGATCTTCTGCTTCTGCTTTTCAAAGATGAATCTCAGGAAAAAGAAAAATCAATCCTTCAACATTTACTAAAAAAGAAAGCGAAGTTGTATCGCTGA
- the lptB gene encoding LPS export ABC transporter ATP-binding protein, giving the protein MSKTLRSDSLVKIYKKRKVVNKASVEVSKGEIVGLLGPNGAGKTTTFYMITGMIKPDAGRVFLDDEEITKIPMYKRARMGIGYLPQEASIFRRLTVEENILAVLEMAELDKDARIKKCETLLNELSITNIRKSKGFQLSGGERRRTEIARALATDPSFILLDEPFAGIDPIAVEDIMNIVANLKNRGIGILITDHNVHETLSIVDKAYILIDGVIFKQGSADVLANDEEVKKLYLGEKFRLDRYS; this is encoded by the coding sequence ATGAGTAAAACACTTAGAAGCGATTCACTCGTAAAAATTTATAAGAAGCGAAAAGTTGTTAACAAAGCTTCTGTTGAAGTTTCAAAGGGCGAAATTGTTGGATTACTTGGACCAAACGGTGCTGGTAAAACCACAACTTTTTATATGATAACAGGGATGATAAAACCTGATGCTGGACGAGTTTTTCTCGATGATGAAGAGATAACAAAAATTCCTATGTATAAACGTGCACGAATGGGAATCGGTTATCTTCCGCAGGAAGCTTCAATCTTCAGACGGCTGACAGTTGAAGAAAATATTTTAGCAGTTCTTGAGATGGCAGAACTTGACAAAGATGCAAGAATAAAAAAATGTGAAACTCTGCTGAATGAATTATCAATAACTAATATCCGAAAGAGCAAAGGATTTCAGCTTAGCGGAGGAGAAAGACGAAGAACTGAAATTGCTCGGGCACTTGCAACCGATCCAAGCTTTATCTTACTTGACGAACCATTTGCAGGAATTGATCCGATTGCTGTTGAAGATATCATGAACATAGTTGCAAATTTGAAGAACAGGGGAATAGGAATTTTAATCACTGACCACAACGTTCACGAGACATTAAGCATTGTTGATAAAGCTTACATTCTAATCGATGGAGTAATTTTCAAACAAGGAAGTGCGGATGTTCTTGCAAATGACGAGGAGGTAAAGAAATTATATCTTGGTGAAAAATTCAGATTGGATAGGTACTCTTAA
- the kdsA gene encoding 3-deoxy-8-phosphooctulonate synthase has protein sequence MIEIKNVKIGSNLPFVLIAGPCVVENEKITFSTAEQIKSITSKLGIPFIFKSSYKKANRTSLTSFKSIGDEAAIKILGDVKKKFDVPVLTDVHSIDEIATADEVADVIQIPAFLCRQTELLIAAGQTGKAVNVKKGQFVAPEDMKYAVEKIESTGNKKILVTERGSTFGYNNLVVDMRALVIMKEFGYPIVMDATHSVQLPGSGGKTSGQPKFIKPLAKAAAAVGIDALFLEVHPDPKKALSDAESQLPLSALEELLIEVQQIDSLIKKL, from the coding sequence ATGATTGAAATAAAAAATGTAAAGATTGGTTCAAATCTGCCGTTTGTACTTATCGCTGGTCCCTGCGTTGTTGAGAACGAAAAAATTACTTTTTCCACTGCTGAACAAATCAAAAGCATAACTTCAAAACTCGGTATTCCATTCATATTCAAATCAAGTTATAAGAAAGCAAACAGGACAAGTCTGACTTCCTTTAAAAGTATTGGTGATGAGGCGGCAATAAAAATTCTCGGTGATGTAAAAAAGAAATTTGATGTACCGGTGCTGACTGATGTTCATTCAATAGATGAAATTGCAACTGCTGATGAAGTTGCTGATGTTATTCAAATTCCAGCTTTCTTATGCAGACAGACAGAATTGTTGATAGCTGCAGGCCAGACTGGGAAAGCCGTGAATGTGAAGAAAGGTCAGTTCGTTGCGCCTGAGGATATGAAATATGCTGTCGAAAAAATTGAATCTACGGGGAATAAAAAAATTCTCGTGACAGAACGAGGCTCAACATTCGGTTACAATAATCTTGTTGTCGATATGAGAGCACTGGTAATTATGAAAGAATTTGGATATCCGATTGTTATGGATGCAACTCATTCTGTTCAATTACCTGGTAGCGGAGGCAAAACCAGCGGTCAGCCGAAATTTATAAAGCCATTAGCAAAAGCTGCAGCAGCAGTCGGTATTGATGCTCTGTTTCTTGAGGTTCATCCCGATCCTAAAAAAGCATTGAGTGATGCTGAAAGTCAGTTACCTCTATCTGCTCTCGAGGAGTTACTTATTGAAGTTCAGCAAATTGATTCATTAATTAAAAAACTATAA